AACCACTTTCACGGTTACGCTGTAGCCAACTGCCTCCAGATGTTGGAGATGCTGGGTAAGCTCTCCGATAGGCAGATCGATTTAAAGAAGCGTGTATTAGATTACCTTGATCGTGTAGCGATATCTTTACCAATCACCTTAAATATAGAATCGGCCGGATTGAAGGATCTCCTCCTTATCTTCATGAATGATAGCAGATTGGCACGTATATATGAAATCGATGATCGAGAGGTTTCTAAATTGAGGATCGAGGATGATGTGATAGAAGCGAAGGTGCGCGATTATGAGGTTTTAATAGATTTAAGATCGAAGAGAATTTTGCACAACTGTGGTGATTGGGAGCATCGGCTTGTGAAGAAGGAGTTTTGCAAACATATTGGGAAGGTTATGCTAATCTTGCCTGAAGATAAAGCTATAGCCGTCTTAAGAAGGATCGCTGTAGAGAGAGATGAATGGAGGTTCGATCTATTGGATTGAATGCAAGGGCCAAGGCATATAAAATTTAGAAAGATGAGCTTCGAAGATCTATTCGTAAAGAGCCGAACCTCAAAAATCTATCGAACTCTCGATCCTTATCACATGCTTCGATGGTTAAAACCATCTCATGCTTATTGGTGTTAGATTTGGTGTCAACGGTTAGAGAAAAAATAATTTTTTTCTTGCACATTTGGCACTAAATTTGGCACCAAATCTGACACTGCCTTTTATTATGCTAATAAATCGCCAGGATGGCATCCTATTTCGTCCTATATGCTATAAGAATAAAAACTCGTGAGTCTGGATGTGGTATTTTGATACAATCACATGGTTAAGATCGAGACATGAGCAGATCGAGGATGTTATCGTAAAAGCCCTATGAAGCCCCTATGTTTATAGATTTATAGCTTAGGGCTAAAGCTAATCCATCTTGACAACCTCATTTTTATACAGTCTTATAAGCAAAGATAAAAGTGGGTCTATGCTTAATAATAAAGGGGCTTAGCTTTAGAATGGGTGTAGATATTAGAGATATAGTCAAAGCTACGAGAGTCACACTGGAGCAACTATCGGGGATGGCGATCGCTATAGATGCCTATAATGCCCTCTACCAATTCCTCGCGATTATAAGGGGTGAAGTGGGAGAGCATTTAAGAGATCACGAAGGTAGAGTGACGAGCCACCTAAGTGGCCTATTCTACAGAAATATAAACTTCTTAATGATAGGTATAAAACCGGTCTACATCCTTGATGGCCAACCACCTACGTTAAAGTTCATGGAGATCGAGAGAAGGAAGGCTGTAAAACAACAGGCCGTAATAAAGTATCTTGAGGCCTTATCGAGGAAAGATTATGAAGCTGCGAAGAAGTATGCTCAAGCTACATCGATCATCAAGGATTACATGGTAGAGGATACAAAACGTATTCTCGATTTGATGGGCATACCTTGGATAGAGGCACCTTCTGAAGGTGAGGCTACCGCTGCTTACCTTACTCAAGTAGGTTTGGCATCGGCTACGGCGAGCCAAGACTTCGATAGCCTACTCTTCGGTGCTACACAGCTCATAAGAAATCTTACGATAAGTGGTAGGAGGAAGCTCCCCGGGAAGAAGGAGTATGTGGATATCGAGCCTGAGAAGATCGAACTCGATCGATTGATTAGAGAGTTGGGGATAACAAGAGAGCAGCTGGTCGATATCGGTATCCTTGTGGGCACAGATTACAACCCCGATGGCTTCAAAGGGATCGGGCCTGTGAAGGCCCTAAAGTTAATCAAACATTACGGTAGATTGGAGAATATTCCTGAAATACAAGATGCGTTGAGTAAGATCGATTATGAGGCGATCAGGCAGATCTTTTTAAAGCCGAGTGTGGTGAAACCTTCAAAGTTAGAGTGGAGATCTATAGATACCGATGGTCTGATTCACTTCCTCTGTGATGAAAGAGACTTCTCCAAAACTAGAGTTATGAACGCTCTAGAGAAGTTGAAAGAGGCTCAGAGGAAGAGGTCTGAAAGTTTGGAGCGTTGGTTCGATGGTTGAGCATATCGATTTTGCTGAGTTAAGGAGGAGGATGGTGGAGAATTTAGTAAGAGAGGGTATCATAAGGTCTGATGAAGTCAAAAGGGCGATGCTTACAGTTCCAAGGGAGGAGTTCGTTTGGCCAGATTGTAAGGATAAAGCGTATTGGGATACCCCACTCCCTTTGGGCACAACGGGCCAGACGATCTCTGCCCCTCATATGGTAGCGATTATGTTGGAAGAGTGCGAATTAGGTAGAGGTATGAGAGTATTGGAAATAGGTGCGGGTAGCGGGTACAACGCAGCCCTGATGGCCGAAATCGTCAACCCTAAGGGTAGTAGAGGATCGGGCAAGGTGATAACTGTAGATCGAGTGAAGGAATTGGTAGAATTTGCTAAAATGAATCTTAAAAGAACTGGGTATGATGATCGTGTCGAAGTCTATCTTGCAGATGGTTCGTTAGGCTATCCAGAGGGTTGCGAAGAGGAGCTTTATGACCGAATTATGGTAACGGCATCATCACCTAAGGTACCTAAGATGTTAAAGAAGCAGCTGAAGAAAGGGGGCATACTTTTAATACCAGTAGGCGATCTGTGGGCGCAGAGTCTATTGAAGCTCATGAAGCGTGAAGATGGTAGCTTCGATGAGAAGCACGTATGTGAATGTATATTCGTTCCATTGATAGGTGCAAACGGCTATCCTGAATATTAAACATTTAAATAAATACCTTGATCACCATATACGCAATGGATCGGGATCAGGATCAAGATCTATTAGATTTTTTCAAGATAATCTACAGATTAAAGAAAGAAGTAAGAAAAGGTTGGTTGATTAAAGCTGGTGTTAAGAATCCAGAATCGGTCGCAGATCATGTGTGCTTTACAGCACTTCTCTCGATGATCATAGGTGATATGAGAAATCTTGATACCTTTAAAATGGTGAAGATGGCATTAATACACGATATAGGTGAAGCGTTGATAGGGGATAGGGTTCCTAACGAAATGGAAGGTAAAGATCGAAGAGAGAGCGAGGCCATATTCAAGATCTTCTCTCATCTTCCGAACAGCATCCACAGATCTTACTTGGAGTTATGGAATGATCTGGTAAACTGTAAATCGGAAGAGTCAAGGTTGGTTTGGGAGCTGGATAAGTTCGAGATGGCTTTACAAGCCTGTGAATATTTTAATGAAGGTTACGATTGGGATAAATTGATGGAGTTCTTCACATCTGCAGAGAGGCAAATAAAAGACCCCTTTTTAAAGACCCTACTTGTAAAAGTTAAACCATCACCGTTATCTTGATCGATGGTATTGAAATAAGTGTGAATTAAATTATGATAGAAGCCATCGGGTTCGCTATTTTAAGTGCGATCCTATTCGCTTATGGTACGATCTTCGTCCGGAAAGGCTTAGAAGAGCTCAATTTCTTCTCAGCATCTATAGTAGTCACACTCATCGGTTTTATTATCTATTTGCCACTCATGATTTTACTGGTACCATTAAATCGTATTAATATGGGAGGTATCGTGCTTTTTCTACTTTCGGGTATATTTACTCCAGGCCTTACAAGACTCTTCTACTTTAAAGGTATCGAAAAGCTCGGTGCGGCTATAAATGCACCGATCTTTGCCACACATCCTCTCTTTAGCGCGATACTCGCATTCATCCTTTTAAATGAACAGCCCAGTTACGGGATTTGGCTCGGAATATTCTGTATAATTTGTGGTGGAATAATACTTGAGAAGGTTATGCATAACAATGGAGGTTCAAAGAGGTTTAATAAAATCGATGCACTCTTCCCTCTATCGGCTGCCATAGTGCTGGGATTCGGATATATTTTAAGAAAGACGGGCCTAAATATGTGCAATGAACCGATTGCGGGTGCTACCTTTTCTTACATGGCCTCTTTACTTGTTTATACTCTTTTATTCACCTTATCATCACGTATGAGAAGTTCTGCAATGGTAAACGGGAAAGCACTTCAGAGATTTTGGAAAGCGGGTGTACTTTTTGGTATAGGCTGGGTCTCTACATTTTATGCACTTAGAGTCGGCGATGTCACGATCGTTGCACCATTGGTGAATACCGAACCACTATTCGTAATACTCTTCATTCATCTATTCCTTAGGAAGTTAGAGAGAGTTTCTATCGCGCTTGTGATTGGTGCTCTTTTCATCGTTATAGGGACCACGTTTATAATACTCTACTGATCGAGAGTGATCGATTGAATTTATTTTTAATGATTTTATCAGACCTTATTTGCTTTTTAAATATCAAGTTAGCTTCTTACTCGATCTACCGTATGGACATATGTATACACACAATCCGCACAACCTCTCTCCTAATCTTCTCTCCCTTTCTCTCATATACTCATCACATAAATGTACGTTGAACCTCACTTCTACAGGTTCTGATGGATCGAATGGGACGCCTGTAAATGCCTTAACCGGGCAGATCTTCACACATTCTTCACAATTACCACACCTGCCATTAATCGGTGAGCCAGTTTTAAATGGTGCATCTGTAAGTATTGTTGCGAGCCTAACCCTTGGGCCATACCAAGGTGTGACCAAAAGGCAACTCTTCCCTATCCAACCAAGGCCGGATAGATTCGCCACAAGTTTATGAGAAATCACTCCGATAAGTTTACTATGGTCGATTCTTTGTGAAGCTGGTATCGGATAGGCGTGATAACCGTTCTCTTGAATCTTCTTTGCTAATAAAAGAGTGATATGGTCTAAGCGTGAATTGATCGTATTATAGAGTGCCTTATACGTGAAGATGACGCTCCGGTCTTCATGTCTATATAATTCATCAACGATCGCATCCAATAATCGAATGCCTATCGATACACCCCTTGGAAACTTCCTTAAGTATTCTCCACCCTGTTTACATATGAAGTCCTGCACGGTCGTTAAATCGGCAAAACCGATCAAATCGACCCCGAGCTCTTTCGCCATTCGTTCGAGCTCAGCTTGTAGATTATTCACTCTGATCGCCTATATGATATCGATAATTTTTCGATAAAAGCTTTATTTTATTTAAATTAATGTGAAGTAAGGATGTGGATATGCTTTACGCTATGCTCACTCTTTATCGATGAACTCTTCTGCCCTTGGAGGTTCTGGGCTTAAACCTTTCCTCTTTCTAATCTCTGTAATCAGTTGTGGCATTAAAGATGCGGGTACGGGTGACCATGACTTAAAGTACGTATTCCATAAAGCCTTTCCTGCTGTTGCCCCCCTCATCACTTCGCTCAAGTCGAAGGTTTCTGACGCTGGAATCTCACCCTGAATGATAGCAAGTAGACCCTTCTGTTCTATATTTAATAACTTTCCTCTTTTAGATGAAATTACACCAGCAACAGCGCCTATCAACTCTGATGGGCATCTAACTTCGATCCCCAGTATGGGTTCCAATAGGATCGGTTCGGCAGAAAGTAACGCGCCCAATAGGGCCCTTCGTGTTGCAGGTACCAATTGAGCATAGGTTCTATGTGCAGGGTCTTCATGGGGAACGAAGTGGTATAGTATTGCTTTGATCCCTCTACAATATTCGTAGGCTAATGGACCATTGATCATAATGTCTATGAAACCTGCTCTGATCGAATCTAGTGATTCTTGAAGGAATTGGACACCCTTTGTAGCATCTACCAATATATTTCCTCGTTCATCTATGGCTACTACGTTGCGGGCTTCTTCCGCATCCCAACCATGCTCTCTTAAGATCTTTGCGATCGCCTTTC
The sequence above is drawn from the Nitrososphaerales archaeon genome and encodes:
- the fen gene encoding flap endonuclease-1 is translated as MGVDIRDIVKATRVTLEQLSGMAIAIDAYNALYQFLAIIRGEVGEHLRDHEGRVTSHLSGLFYRNINFLMIGIKPVYILDGQPPTLKFMEIERRKAVKQQAVIKYLEALSRKDYEAAKKYAQATSIIKDYMVEDTKRILDLMGIPWIEAPSEGEATAAYLTQVGLASATASQDFDSLLFGATQLIRNLTISGRRKLPGKKEYVDIEPEKIELDRLIRELGITREQLVDIGILVGTDYNPDGFKGIGPVKALKLIKHYGRLENIPEIQDALSKIDYEAIRQIFLKPSVVKPSKLEWRSIDTDGLIHFLCDERDFSKTRVMNALEKLKEAQRKRSESLERWFDG
- a CDS encoding protein-L-isoaspartate(D-aspartate) O-methyltransferase — its product is MVEHIDFAELRRRMVENLVREGIIRSDEVKRAMLTVPREEFVWPDCKDKAYWDTPLPLGTTGQTISAPHMVAIMLEECELGRGMRVLEIGAGSGYNAALMAEIVNPKGSRGSGKVITVDRVKELVEFAKMNLKRTGYDDRVEVYLADGSLGYPEGCEEELYDRIMVTASSPKVPKMLKKQLKKGGILLIPVGDLWAQSLLKLMKREDGSFDEKHVCECIFVPLIGANGYPEY
- a CDS encoding HD domain-containing protein, yielding MDRDQDQDLLDFFKIIYRLKKEVRKGWLIKAGVKNPESVADHVCFTALLSMIIGDMRNLDTFKMVKMALIHDIGEALIGDRVPNEMEGKDRRESEAIFKIFSHLPNSIHRSYLELWNDLVNCKSEESRLVWELDKFEMALQACEYFNEGYDWDKLMEFFTSAERQIKDPFLKTLLVKVKPSPLS
- a CDS encoding DMT family transporter, which codes for MIEAIGFAILSAILFAYGTIFVRKGLEELNFFSASIVVTLIGFIIYLPLMILLVPLNRINMGGIVLFLLSGIFTPGLTRLFYFKGIEKLGAAINAPIFATHPLFSAILAFILLNEQPSYGIWLGIFCIICGGIILEKVMHNNGGSKRFNKIDALFPLSAAIVLGFGYILRKTGLNMCNEPIAGATFSYMASLLVYTLLFTLSSRMRSSAMVNGKALQRFWKAGVLFGIGWVSTFYALRVGDVTIVAPLVNTEPLFVILFIHLFLRKLERVSIALVIGALFIVIGTTFIILY
- a CDS encoding 4Fe-4S dicluster domain-containing protein; the protein is MNNLQAELERMAKELGVDLIGFADLTTVQDFICKQGGEYLRKFPRGVSIGIRLLDAIVDELYRHEDRSVIFTYKALYNTINSRLDHITLLLAKKIQENGYHAYPIPASQRIDHSKLIGVISHKLVANLSGLGWIGKSCLLVTPWYGPRVRLATILTDAPFKTGSPINGRCGNCEECVKICPVKAFTGVPFDPSEPVEVRFNVHLCDEYMRERERRLGERLCGLCVYICPYGRSSKKLT